From the Nodularia sp. NIES-3585 genome, one window contains:
- a CDS encoding ABC exporter membrane fusion protein: MQNSKLDRSISPQSILRPPFFIAILVSLTVIGSSVYTVLKFQDTVNQKASAPAALIPELKTVTALGRIEPKGKVIKLSATTSTEGSRVEELLVKEGDRIKAGQVIAILDSRDRLSAALKEAEEQVKVEQANFNRIKAGAKRGEVLAQKATIARLEAERQGDIAAQETTVARLQAEVRNAAAEEQRYQGLYEAGAISASQRDSKRLTLETAQKNLQAAQAQLTRTQLTSQQQIKAAIATLDQIAEVPQVEIAAASAEVNRAIAAMQRIQANLEQAYVRSPQDGQIFEIHTRPGELISNNGIAEIGQTSQMYVVAEVYESDIGKVHPGQKVQVFGDFLPIELQGTVDRKGLQVRRQNVINTDPASNIDNRVVEVYIRLDETSTQKAANLTNMQVRAVIQLSNS, from the coding sequence GTGCAGAACTCAAAGCTAGATCGATCAATATCTCCCCAATCGATTTTACGTCCGCCCTTTTTTATTGCTATCCTTGTATCCTTAACTGTGATTGGTAGTAGTGTTTATACGGTATTAAAATTTCAGGATACAGTAAATCAAAAAGCCTCAGCGCCAGCAGCACTAATACCTGAGCTAAAAACTGTCACAGCACTAGGACGTATTGAACCAAAAGGCAAGGTGATTAAACTCTCTGCTACCACATCAACTGAAGGAAGTCGGGTAGAAGAACTTTTAGTCAAAGAGGGGGATAGGATCAAAGCCGGACAGGTGATAGCGATTTTAGATAGCCGCGATCGCTTGTCAGCGGCCTTAAAAGAGGCTGAAGAACAAGTGAAAGTGGAACAGGCGAACTTCAACCGCATCAAAGCAGGTGCTAAACGGGGAGAAGTGTTAGCACAAAAAGCCACAATTGCTCGGTTAGAGGCAGAACGCCAAGGTGATATTGCTGCCCAAGAAACAACTGTAGCTCGATTGCAAGCCGAGGTGCGTAACGCCGCCGCAGAAGAACAACGCTATCAAGGGCTGTATGAAGCGGGAGCAATATCTGCCTCCCAAAGAGACAGTAAGCGCTTAACACTGGAAACAGCCCAAAAAAATCTCCAAGCGGCACAAGCACAGCTAACGCGCACCCAGTTAACCAGCCAGCAACAAATTAAAGCAGCCATAGCAACACTAGATCAAATCGCTGAAGTGCCGCAAGTCGAGATAGCAGCAGCTTCGGCAGAAGTAAATCGTGCCATAGCAGCCATGCAGCGGATACAAGCCAATCTGGAACAAGCTTATGTGCGATCGCCTCAAGATGGTCAAATATTCGAGATCCACACCCGCCCAGGGGAATTAATCTCAAATAATGGCATTGCTGAAATTGGGCAAACCAGCCAGATGTATGTAGTTGCTGAGGTTTACGAAAGCGATATCGGCAAAGTTCATCCAGGGCAGAAAGTACAAGTATTTGGTGATTTCCTGCCGATTGAATTGCAAGGAACAGTAGACCGTAAAGGTTTACAAGTGCGTCGGCAAAATGTCATCAACACTGACCCAGCTAGCAATATTGATAACAGAGTAGTAGAGGTTTATATCCGGCTAGATGAAACTTCCACTCAAAAAGCTGCCAACTTAACCAATATGCAGGTCAGAGCAGTAATTCAATTGTCTAATTCGTAA
- a CDS encoding SulP family inorganic anion transporter, which yields MQITNEIHFRNLQGDILGGLTAAVVALPMSLAFGIASGAGAAAGLWGAILVGFFAAVFGGTPSLISEPTGPMTVIVTAVIAGLQAQDEKQGLAMAFTVVMMAGVVQILFGVLRLGRYITMLPYNVISGFMTGIGVILIFLQIAPFLGQATPKGGVLGVLQNLPTLIANISPTETLLGVITLVILFFYPARFKKVVPPQLVALVIGTAISLIFFSNVEIRTIATIGKITPGLPNFQMPTFTPQNLQLMFVNSVVLGVVGSIDCLLTCVVSDSLTRTEHKSNKELIGQGIANVITGLCGGIAGSGATTATVVNIQAGGRTALSGISRALVLLVVVLWAAPLTSGIPLAVLAGIVLKVGINIIDWGFLKRVHKISWKAAGIVYSVVLLTVFVDLMIAVAVGVFIANILTIERLDQLQTNSVKAITDADDQIVLTNEEKQLLDAANGRVLLFHLSGPMIFGVAKAIEREHRAIANYDVLIVDLGEVPVLGVTSSLAIESAIQEVIDAGRDVIIVGATGKVRNRLEKLGIAGLIPGHYWMSDRLNALKEGLDLVHSKAML from the coding sequence GTGCAAATAACCAATGAAATCCATTTTCGTAACCTTCAAGGAGATATTCTTGGCGGCTTAACGGCGGCGGTGGTGGCCTTACCGATGTCATTAGCATTTGGTATTGCTTCTGGCGCGGGTGCTGCGGCTGGGTTATGGGGAGCAATATTAGTGGGATTTTTTGCCGCTGTGTTTGGTGGTACACCCAGCCTGATTTCTGAACCCACAGGTCCGATGACCGTAATTGTCACCGCCGTGATTGCTGGACTCCAAGCTCAGGATGAAAAGCAGGGTCTGGCAATGGCCTTTACTGTGGTGATGATGGCAGGAGTAGTTCAAATCCTGTTTGGGGTATTGCGATTGGGGCGGTATATTACCATGCTGCCCTATAACGTCATTTCTGGATTTATGACCGGAATTGGCGTAATTCTAATTTTTTTGCAAATCGCACCCTTCTTGGGGCAAGCAACTCCTAAAGGTGGTGTTCTTGGTGTCCTCCAGAATCTCCCGACTCTCATTGCTAATATCAGTCCTACGGAAACTCTTTTAGGGGTAATAACTTTAGTCATTCTATTCTTTTACCCGGCTCGATTCAAAAAGGTTGTTCCCCCCCAACTGGTGGCTTTAGTCATCGGTACGGCAATTTCTTTGATTTTCTTTAGTAATGTTGAGATTCGCACCATTGCCACTATCGGAAAAATTACTCCGGGTTTGCCTAACTTCCAGATGCCCACTTTTACCCCGCAAAATTTGCAGTTAATGTTTGTTAACTCCGTGGTATTGGGAGTGGTGGGTTCTATTGATTGTTTGTTAACTTGTGTTGTATCTGACAGTCTCACCCGTACCGAACACAAATCTAACAAAGAATTAATCGGGCAAGGTATTGCTAATGTGATTACTGGCTTATGTGGGGGGATTGCAGGTTCTGGAGCGACAACGGCAACTGTAGTTAATATCCAAGCCGGTGGACGCACTGCGTTATCTGGTATTAGTCGGGCTTTGGTGCTGTTAGTTGTCGTATTGTGGGCGGCTCCTTTAACTTCTGGGATTCCCCTGGCTGTGTTAGCTGGGATTGTCTTAAAAGTAGGAATTAATATTATTGATTGGGGCTTTCTCAAACGGGTTCACAAAATTTCTTGGAAGGCAGCCGGAATTGTATATAGCGTGGTATTGCTAACGGTGTTTGTCGATTTAATGATCGCCGTAGCCGTCGGGGTATTTATTGCGAATATCTTGACTATTGAGCGCCTTGACCAGCTGCAAACCAATTCTGTGAAGGCGATTACTGACGCTGATGATCAAATTGTTCTGACTAACGAAGAAAAACAACTTTTAGATGCAGCTAATGGGCGAGTTTTGCTGTTCCATCTGAGTGGACCGATGATTTTCGGTGTTGCCAAAGCTATTGAGAGAGAACATCGTGCGATCGCTAACTACGATGTTTTAATTGTCGATTTAGGTGAAGTTCCTGTCCTGGGGGTAACTTCTTCTTTAGCGATTGAAAGTGCCATTCAAGAGGTTATTGATGCTGGACGGGACGTGATCATCGTCGGTGCAACCGGAAAGGTCAGAAATCGCTTAGAAAAGTTGGGTATTGCTGGTTTAATTCCGGGACACTACTGGATGAGCGATCGCTTGAATGCACTCAAAGAAGGGTTAGATTTGGTTCATTCAAAAGCAATGCTCTAG
- a CDS encoding DevA family ABC transporter ATP-binding protein has translation MVPVISIQNLDHYFGLGSLRRQVLFNINLQIKSGEIIILTGPSGSGKTTLLTLVGALRSPQCGSLQVLSRELCGAGAEQLVQARQHNGYIFQAHNLHGSLTALQNVRMGLELHQHIGPREMQTRSALMLEQVGLGNHLDYYPDKLSGGQKQRVAIARALVSHPPLVLADEPTAALDSQSGRDVVNLMQKLAKEQGCTILMVTHDNRILDIADRIIHMEDGKLVNANAMSLKS, from the coding sequence ATGGTTCCAGTTATTTCCATCCAGAATCTCGACCACTACTTTGGTCTAGGTTCACTGCGTAGGCAAGTTTTATTTAACATTAACTTGCAGATTAAATCTGGCGAAATCATTATTTTAACTGGGCCTTCTGGTTCTGGTAAAACTACTCTACTCACCTTAGTTGGGGCTTTGCGTTCTCCCCAGTGTGGGAGTTTGCAGGTCTTGTCAAGGGAACTTTGCGGTGCTGGTGCAGAACAATTGGTGCAGGCGCGACAGCATAATGGTTATATTTTCCAAGCTCACAATCTGCATGGTAGTTTGACAGCACTCCAGAATGTGAGAATGGGTTTGGAACTGCACCAGCATATTGGCCCAAGAGAGATGCAAACCCGTTCAGCCCTGATGTTAGAACAGGTAGGCTTGGGAAATCATCTTGATTATTATCCTGATAAATTGTCAGGAGGGCAAAAACAAAGAGTTGCGATCGCCCGCGCCTTGGTTAGCCATCCTCCCCTGGTTTTAGCAGATGAACCCACGGCAGCCCTTGACAGTCAGTCAGGTCGAGATGTGGTCAACCTGATGCAAAAACTTGCCAAAGAACAAGGTTGTACAATCCTCATGGTGACTCATGACAATCGCATTCTAGATATTGCTGATCGGATTATTCACATGGAAGATGGCAAGCTAGTTAATGCGAATGCTATGAGTTTAAAAAGTTAA
- a CDS encoding late competence development ComFB family protein yields MSIEKIVEQALQDGYLTPVMEAEVGRICDNASELSIEEYMALDRLMGALLTGEVVAVPRKQFINVMEELVLTEAIARAAEIEATSDRSLDVGDIAAYALNRLPPLYATTEEGARYQRLRAKAELQELISQQISESIGRNLVQPNDNRTPVLNKNTGHEILRQVSNLLNVYAPSFEQKSEF; encoded by the coding sequence ATGAGTATTGAAAAAATTGTAGAACAAGCTCTCCAGGATGGTTATTTGACACCAGTGATGGAAGCAGAAGTTGGAAGAATCTGTGATAACGCATCCGAACTTTCAATTGAAGAGTACATGGCGCTGGATCGACTGATGGGGGCATTACTGACCGGTGAGGTAGTGGCGGTACCTCGCAAACAATTCATTAATGTCATGGAGGAATTAGTCTTAACTGAGGCGATCGCCAGAGCCGCAGAAATTGAAGCTACCAGCGATAGGTCTTTGGATGTGGGGGATATAGCGGCTTATGCTCTTAACCGCTTACCACCCTTGTATGCGACGACAGAAGAAGGTGCTAGATACCAACGTCTACGTGCCAAGGCTGAACTGCAAGAATTAATTTCTCAGCAAATTAGCGAGTCTATAGGACGTAACCTCGTCCAACCCAACGACAACAGAACGCCAGTCTTAAATAAAAACACTGGTCATGAAATTCTGCGCCAAGTCAGCAATTTGCTGAATGTCTACGCACCAAGCTTTGAGCAAAAATCCGAGTTTTGA
- the devC gene encoding ABC transporter permease DevC, whose amino-acid sequence MGLIKQLRRRTPLGWLQLSHEKSRLLVALSGIAFADVLMFMQMGFQTALYDSNTRLHRSLQADIVLTSPQARSLQNMPTFSRRRLYQAMDIPGVDSAEGMYVNNIIWKNPQTRRQTSVQVIGFNPDKPVFDLPDVNRQLQSIKLPDTVLFDRSARGDYQKAIAQIDQGEKLTTEIDGRTITISGLFTVGASFGSDGSLMTSDQNFLRLFSRRPASSISLGLIKVKPGYDPKQVAIALQAYLRDDVSVMTHAEFIEFENDFWRTNSPIGFIFSLGVSMGFAVGVILVYQVLSTDVNAHVREYATFKALGYRNYYLLSVVFEQTLILAALGFIPGVAVSLGLYQMTRTATNLPMYMTAIRGLHVLILTIIMCSISGAIATRKLRSADPADMF is encoded by the coding sequence ATGGGACTAATCAAACAACTGCGACGACGCACGCCTCTAGGATGGCTGCAACTGAGTCACGAAAAAAGCCGTTTACTGGTAGCATTGTCAGGCATTGCCTTTGCGGATGTGTTGATGTTTATGCAGATGGGCTTTCAGACCGCGCTATACGACAGTAACACTAGATTACACCGCAGTTTGCAAGCAGACATTGTTTTAACTAGTCCCCAAGCCCGAAGCCTGCAAAATATGCCCACCTTTTCCCGTCGGCGGCTTTATCAAGCAATGGATATCCCAGGGGTGGACTCAGCAGAAGGAATGTATGTCAACAACATCATTTGGAAGAACCCCCAAACACGCCGCCAGACATCGGTGCAAGTCATCGGCTTTAATCCAGATAAACCAGTTTTTGATTTACCAGATGTAAATCGGCAATTACAGTCAATTAAGCTACCGGATACCGTTTTGTTTGACCGCAGTGCAAGGGGAGATTACCAAAAGGCGATCGCTCAAATTGACCAAGGTGAAAAACTGACTACCGAAATAGATGGGCGGACAATTACCATTAGTGGTTTATTCACGGTCGGGGCTTCTTTTGGTTCTGATGGTAGCTTGATGACCAGCGATCAAAACTTTTTACGTTTATTTTCCCGAAGACCAGCCAGCAGTATCAGCTTAGGTTTGATCAAGGTAAAACCAGGTTATGACCCCAAACAGGTCGCGATCGCCTTGCAAGCCTACCTCAGAGATGATGTCAGCGTCATGACTCACGCAGAATTCATTGAATTTGAGAACGACTTCTGGAGAACAAACTCCCCCATTGGATTTATTTTTAGCTTGGGTGTCTCAATGGGGTTTGCAGTGGGAGTAATTCTGGTGTATCAAGTTCTTTCCACTGATGTCAATGCCCATGTCAGGGAATACGCAACCTTTAAAGCCTTGGGATATCGCAATTATTACCTGCTCAGTGTAGTCTTTGAACAGACTTTAATTTTAGCAGCATTGGGATTTATTCCCGGAGTAGCAGTATCTTTGGGACTTTACCAAATGACTCGCACGGCGACAAATCTACCGATGTATATGACGGCAATTCGGGGTTTACACGTGCTAATTTTAACTATAATTATGTGTTCAATTTCAGGAGCGATCGCCACCCGGAAACTGCGATCTGCTGACCCGGCTGATATGTTTTAG
- a CDS encoding M23 family metallopeptidase: MTINNDTRESDKKLPYFSFKGWKLNRHLKNLFISIFASIVVVTLALPVDALSAQVTPSNPQLGDTLSVVINVDNPENNTNPTVAVGENSYPAFAIAPNKYRALIPTTPLDKPGTITLKVSGDNQVQNLAVNLRNRTFATQRINLPPGRAGVRATEHELQRVAAFKAIQTPQKHWNGPMLQPNQGRITTIYGVRRYYNGKFAENYYHRGVDYAGAAGSRVVAPAAGTVALVGRVSEGFRVHGNTIGIDHGQGVTSILLHLNGINVKEGDFVKAGQLVGTVGSTGASTGPHLHWGLYVNGQSIDPVPWRFDGVN, encoded by the coding sequence ATGACTATCAATAATGACACTAGAGAATCTGATAAGAAGTTGCCCTATTTTAGTTTTAAAGGCTGGAAACTCAACCGACACCTAAAAAACTTATTCATCAGCATATTTGCCTCTATCGTTGTTGTTACCTTGGCTTTGCCTGTAGATGCTTTGTCAGCACAGGTTACTCCAAGCAATCCTCAGTTGGGAGATACCCTATCTGTGGTAATTAACGTAGATAATCCAGAGAATAATACTAATCCTACTGTGGCTGTAGGTGAAAATTCTTATCCAGCATTTGCGATCGCCCCGAATAAATATCGAGCTTTAATTCCCACAACTCCACTGGATAAACCTGGAACCATCACACTGAAAGTTTCCGGGGATAATCAAGTGCAGAACTTGGCAGTGAATTTGCGTAATCGCACCTTTGCCACGCAACGGATTAATTTACCACCTGGAAGGGCTGGGGTGAGAGCCACAGAACATGAACTCCAGCGCGTAGCAGCTTTCAAAGCCATCCAAACACCGCAAAAGCATTGGAATGGCCCAATGCTTCAACCAAATCAAGGGCGGATTACAACAATATATGGTGTACGTCGCTACTATAATGGCAAATTTGCCGAGAATTACTACCATCGTGGCGTTGACTACGCTGGGGCTGCGGGTTCACGAGTAGTCGCCCCAGCCGCTGGCACAGTAGCGTTGGTAGGTAGAGTATCCGAAGGGTTTCGGGTTCACGGCAACACAATTGGCATTGACCACGGGCAAGGTGTAACCAGCATTTTGCTACACCTCAATGGCATTAATGTCAAAGAAGGCGATTTCGTCAAAGCGGGTCAATTAGTTGGCACAGTCGGTTCTACAGGCGCTTCTACCGGGCCGCATTTGCACTGGGGTCTATATGTCAACGGGCAATCTATTGATCCAGTACCTTGGAGATTTGATGGAGTCAATTAG
- a CDS encoding TetR/AcrR family transcriptional regulator, with amino-acid sequence MARPKVGEIDRSNSADKMEKILQGAMQEFLAYGYASTSMDRVAEASGVSKATVYSHFQDKKGLFKALIEKLARKRFHSILGSQPLKGEPYVVLRRLAATALDQMVNDQEYQSFERLLMGESARFPELAQVFIYSIAKPAIETITKYLASHPELKIPDPEATARILIGSLVHFVITQEIMHGREIIPMESDRLIDALTHLIVNCAE; translated from the coding sequence ATGGCACGCCCAAAAGTTGGAGAAATTGACCGCTCAAATTCAGCAGACAAAATGGAAAAAATTCTGCAAGGGGCGATGCAGGAATTTTTAGCTTATGGTTATGCTTCCACTAGCATGGATCGAGTCGCAGAAGCATCTGGGGTTTCTAAAGCCACAGTATATAGCCACTTTCAAGATAAAAAAGGATTATTTAAAGCATTAATAGAGAAACTTGCCAGAAAGCGGTTTCATTCCATCTTAGGGTCACAACCCCTAAAAGGAGAACCCTATGTTGTACTGCGCCGATTAGCCGCAACAGCATTAGATCAGATGGTCAACGATCAAGAATATCAGTCATTTGAGCGGCTGTTAATGGGAGAATCGGCACGTTTTCCGGAGTTAGCGCAGGTGTTTATTTACAGCATTGCTAAACCAGCCATTGAGACTATCACTAAATATTTGGCTTCTCACCCTGAATTAAAGATCCCTGACCCAGAAGCAACAGCCAGAATTCTGATTGGCTCTCTAGTGCATTTCGTGATTACTCAAGAAATTATGCATGGTAGAGAAATTATCCCAATGGAAAGCGATCGCTTGATAGATGCTTTGACACATTTGATTGTGAATTGTGCCGAATAG